In a genomic window of Zingiber officinale cultivar Zhangliang chromosome 9B, Zo_v1.1, whole genome shotgun sequence:
- the LOC122024558 gene encoding serine/threonine/tyrosine-protein kinase HT1-like, with translation MGFCFPAVILRLRLGKRSHGGSSITLPSSSSSPPLPSSSSSYSRWLLARRKPLPPPTEMEVMEKRRWDSLESWSMLLDLQGNGSDQGNDNNNDDWEGVGQREEWMADLSQLFIGNKFASGSNSRIYRGIYKQRAVAIKMVRIPEQDQQKKTILEKQFNSEVSFLSRLYHLNIVQFIAACKKPPVYCIITEYMSQGTLRMYLHKKEPYSLSTETILRLALDISRGMQYLHSRGVIHRDLKSHNLLLNDEMRVKVADFGTSCLETQCKESKGNMGTYRWMAPEMIKEKPYTKKVDVYSFGIVLWELTTALVPYQGMTPVQAAYAASEKNLRPPLSTTSSPVLNGLIKRCWSANPSKRPDFNYIVSILEKYDECLKEGLPIMVVHQELRFGASLFELLKGCMATTTSSIPVQA, from the exons ATGGGCTTCTGCTTTCCGGCGGTAATCTTGAGGCTGAGGCTCGGAAAGAGGAGTCATGGCGGCTCTAGTATCACCCTCCCTTCATCCTCTTCGTCTCCTCCCCTTCCTTCCTCGTCCTCGTCCTACTCTCGGTGGTTATTAGCAAGGAGGAAACCGTTGCCGCCGCCGACAGAAATGGAGGTGATGGAGAAGAGGAGGTGGGACAGCTTAGAGTCTTGGTCCATGCTCTTGGACCTGCAGGGTAATGGATCAGATCAAGGCAATGACAATAATAATGATGATTGGGAGGGCGTCGGTCAGAGGGAGGAGTGGATGGCTGATCTCTCGCAGCTCTTCATCGGCAACAAGTTCGCTTCAGGATCCAACAGCAGGATTTACAGAGGAATCTATAAACAAAGAGCAGTCGCCATAAAGATGGTCAGGATTCCAGAGCAGGACCAGCAGAAGAAGACGATCCTAGAGAAGCAATTCAACTCCGAGGTCTCCTTCCTCTCCAGGCTATATCATCTAAACATCGTTCAG TTCATAGCAGCTTGTAAGAAGCCGCCAGTGTACTGCATCATCACAGAGTACATGTCCCAGGGAACTCTGAGGATGTACCTCCACAAGAAGGAGCCCTACTCGTTGTCGACGGAGACCATCTTGAGGTTGGCCCTGGACATATCGAGGGGGATGCAGTACCTCCACTCTCGAGGCGTCATTCACCGCGATCTCAAGTCGCACAACTTGCTCCTCAACGACGAGATGAGGGTGAAGGTGGCCGACTTCGGCACCTCCTGCCTGGAGACGCAATGCAAGGAGTCCAAGGGGAACATGGGGACGTACAGGTGGATGGCTCCCGAGATGATCAAGGAGAAGCCCTATACGAAGAAAGTAGACGTTTACAGCTTCGGAATCGTGCTGTGGGAGCTCACCACTGCTCTCGTTCCCTACCAGGGCATGACCCCCGTCCAAGCTGCCTACGCTGCTTCCGAGAAG AATCTCAGACCACCACTCTCGACGACAAGCTCTCCGGTGCTCAACGGTCTCATCAAGAGATGTTGGTCTGCGAACCCATCGAAAAGGCCGGACTTCAATTACATCGTCTCGATTTTAGAGAAGTACGATGAGTGCCTCAAGGAGGGTCTTCCGATTATGGTGGTGCATCAGGAGCTGAGATTTGGGGCTTCACTCTTCGAGCTCTTGAAAGGCTGCATGGCCACCACCACTTCATCGATTCCAGTTCAAGCCTGA